The Podospora bellae-mahoneyi strain CBS 112042 chromosome 7, whole genome shotgun sequence genome includes a window with the following:
- a CDS encoding hypothetical protein (CAZy:GH30; COG:G; EggNog:ENOG503P00J) → MRLAGTFLTAAAAITGAAAAPGTTTLGPRQQSSTITVDLTRTFQKMDGFGFSLAFQRANLITNMSDKTKQKELLDLLFNRTTGAGFTILRNGIGSTPNSNSDFMNTIAPRNPGGPRATPQYVWDGKDSGQLWVSQQAVQQYGVKQIYANAWSAPGYMKTNNNDANGGTLCGVPGASCSSGDWRQAYADYLVAYIKFYAQEGVPITHLGFLNEPDYTASYASMRSDGNQAADFIKILYPTLEAANLTSQLGIACCETMGWGSAVNMINSIRSQGQEGRLKTVTSHTYTGGPSSPMNSRNPVWFSEQCDLNGQWTTSWYSNGGAGEGLTWANNVYSAVVSYNASGYLYWEGVQWPNPNTNEKIIRVDNRTNTYEVSKRLWAFANWSRYVRPGAVRVGTSGGSGVRTAAFRNEDGTIAVVVISTTGSAVNVSVRVSGGGTPIYAQAFVSDNTRNAASTPATLGADGTVSGQVAARSITTFFILPGARKS, encoded by the exons ATGCGCCTCGCCGGAACATTCCTCACAGCAGCGGCTGCCATCACCggcgccgctgctgcccctgGCACAACCACCCTCGGTCCCCGCCAGCAGtcttccaccatcaccgtcgaCCTCACCCGCACTTTTCAGAAAATGGATGGCTTCGGCTTCAGTCTCGCCTTCCAGCGCGCCAATCTCATCACGAACATGTCTGACAAGACCAAGCAAAAGgagctcctcgacctcctgtTCAACCGCACCACCGGAGCAggcttcaccatcctccgcaATGGCATTGGCTCCACACCCAACAGCAACTCCGACTTCATGAACACCATCGCCCCTCGCAACCCGGGGGGCCCAAGAGCTACGCCCCAGTATGTCTGGGACGGCAAAGACAGTGGCCAGCTCTGGGTATCCCAACAAGCCGTCCAGCAATACGGCGTGAAGCAGATCTACGCCA ACGCCTGGTCAGCCCCAGGCTACatgaaaacaaacaacaacgacgCCAACGGCGGCACCCTCTGTGGGGTCCCGGGAGCATCATGCTCATCCGGAGACTGGCGACAGGCCTACGCCGACTACCTGGTAGCTTACATCAAGTTTTATGCTCAGGAGGGCgtccccatcacccacctcggcttcctcaacGAGCCAGACTACACCGCCAGCTACGCGAGCATGAGATCAGACGGGAACCAAGCAGCCGACTTTATCAAGATCCTCTACCCAACCCTCGAAGCCGCCAACCTGACCAGCCAACTCGGCATCGCCTGCTGCGAGACGATGGGCTGGGGCAGCGCCGTCAACATGATCAACTCGATTCGCtctcaagggcaagaaggaaGGCTCAAGACTGTGACGAGTCACACTTATACTGGTGGACCGTCAAGCCCGATGAATAGTCGGAACCCTGTTTGGTTTTCTGAGCAATGTGATTTGAATGGGCAGTGGACGACGTCTTGGTACAGCAACGGCGGTGCAGGGGAGGGCTTGACCTGGGCAAATAACGTATATTCTGCGGTCGTGAGCTACAACGCGTCGGGGTACCTCTACTGGGAGGGGGTTCAGTggcccaaccccaacaccaacgaaAAGATCATCCGGGTGGACAACAGGACAAACACTTATGAAGTCTCAAAAAGGCTCTGGGCGTTTGCCAACTGGAGCAGGTATGTCCGGCCGGGGGCGGTCAGGGTTGGTACGTCGGGGGGTAGCGGGGTGAGGACGGCGGCGTTTAGGAACGAGGATGGGACGATTGCTGTCGTGGTGATTTCTACCACGGGGAGTGCGGTGAATGTGAGTGTTCGGGTTAGTGGAGGGGGGACGCCGATTTATGCGCAGGCTTTTGTGTCGGATAATACTAGGAATGCGGCGAGTACGCCGGCGACGTTGGGGGCGGACGGGACGGTGAGTGGGCAGGTGGCTGCGAGGAGTATAACTACGTTTTTTATACTGCCTGGGGCGAGGAAGTCGTGA